One genomic window of Spiroplasma endosymbiont of Diplazon laetatorius includes the following:
- the prmC gene encoding peptide chain release factor N(5)-glutamine methyltransferase codes for MFVNKLKEQYVPGLFTLNEFKEIIISIKKESDFNFVIDQELSKKESDLFLKIASEFKETKKPLAYLLNNKYFYNYDFFVNENVLIPRPETELIVEEILKYDLENKNLFDICCGSGCIGITIKNLKPKVNLYMSDISKKALEVAKTNLKKHNQDAQIYCSDFLNVIEDSNIVPDFITINPPYIIRGDSNVGEFVNKYEPHLALYADEQGIYFYKELFKKLDYLFSLNKNLVIVCEFGFEQKEELEKIFSTMIVKYNIDFKKDYSNNWRLFVIKSKENHG; via the coding sequence ATGTTCGTAAATAAATTAAAAGAACAATATGTTCCTGGTTTATTTACATTAAATGAGTTTAAAGAAATAATTATTAGTATAAAAAAAGAATCTGATTTTAACTTTGTAATTGATCAAGAATTATCAAAGAAGGAATCAGATTTATTTTTAAAAATAGCAAGTGAGTTTAAAGAAACCAAAAAGCCATTAGCTTATTTGTTAAATAATAAATATTTTTATAATTATGATTTTTTTGTAAATGAGAATGTATTGATACCAAGACCAGAAACAGAACTTATAGTTGAAGAAATATTGAAATATGATTTAGAGAATAAAAACTTATTCGATATTTGTTGTGGAAGTGGTTGCATTGGTATAACTATAAAAAATTTAAAACCTAAAGTTAATTTGTATATGAGTGATATTTCAAAAAAGGCTTTAGAAGTTGCTAAAACTAATTTAAAAAAACACAATCAAGATGCGCAGATATATTGCTCTGATTTTTTAAATGTCATTGAAGATTCAAATATAGTTCCAGACTTTATAACAATAAACCCTCCATACATAATAAGGGGAGACTCTAATGTTGGTGAGTTTGTAAATAAATATGAACCTCATCTTGCACTATATGCAGACGAACAAGGAATATATTTTTATAAAGAGTTGTTTAAAAAGTTAGATTATTTATTTTCTTTAAATAAAAATCTTGTAATAGTGTGCGAATTTGGTTTTGAACAAAAAGAAGAATTAGAAAAGATTTTTTCTACAATGATAGTAAAATATAATATAGATTTTAAAAAAGATTATTCAAATAATTGAAGATTATTCGTAATCAAATCTAAGGAGAATCATGGATAA
- the prfA gene encoding peptide chain release factor 1 translates to MNKKTLEALNVMENRVNSIDEQLQNEDTLRDIKLLTELNKERSNLEEVVTKYQEFKKVDQDIEEAKQILDTEKDEEMRGLAKLQLEEAQEAIVLIEEQLELLLLPKDPNDDKNVIFEIRGAAGGDEANIFAGDLFRLYTKYAEKNNWKIEVMDMNESSAGGFSQISFMLKGDKVYSKMKFESGSHRVQRVPKTESKGRIQTSTATVAVLPEVSDVEVDIKTADLRIDTYRASGAGGQHINTTDSAVRITHIPTGIVAASQDGRSQHDNKDKAMTLLRARIYEAELEKQQSEAASLRKNAVGTGARSEKIRTYNYAQNRVTDHRVNLTLNKLDQVMEGNLDEIIIELINDEQKNLITQHIEG, encoded by the coding sequence ATGAATAAAAAAACTTTAGAAGCTTTAAATGTAATGGAAAATAGAGTTAACTCTATTGATGAACAATTACAAAATGAAGATACATTGAGAGACATTAAGCTTCTTACAGAACTTAATAAAGAAAGATCTAACTTAGAAGAAGTTGTTACTAAGTATCAAGAATTTAAAAAAGTTGATCAAGATATTGAAGAGGCAAAACAAATTTTAGATACAGAAAAAGATGAAGAAATGAGAGGTCTTGCTAAACTTCAATTAGAAGAAGCTCAAGAAGCAATTGTCTTAATAGAAGAGCAACTTGAACTTTTATTACTTCCTAAAGATCCTAACGATGATAAAAACGTTATCTTTGAAATTAGAGGGGCAGCAGGAGGAGATGAAGCAAATATATTTGCAGGAGATCTTTTCAGATTGTATACAAAATATGCAGAAAAAAATAATTGAAAGATTGAAGTTATGGATATGAATGAATCATCTGCGGGTGGTTTCAGTCAAATTTCTTTCATGCTAAAAGGTGATAAAGTTTATTCAAAAATGAAATTTGAATCAGGTAGTCACAGGGTTCAAAGAGTTCCAAAAACCGAATCTAAAGGAAGAATTCAAACATCTACAGCAACTGTAGCTGTTCTTCCAGAAGTTAGTGATGTTGAAGTTGATATAAAAACAGCTGACTTAAGAATTGATACATATAGAGCTTCTGGAGCTGGTGGACAACACATTAACACAACAGATTCAGCAGTAAGAATAACTCATATACCTACTGGAATTGTTGCGGCATCTCAAGATGGTCGAAGCCAACACGATAACAAAGATAAGGCAATGACTTTATTAAGAGCTAGAATATATGAAGCTGAACTTGAAAAACAACAAAGTGAAGCAGCAAGTTTAAGAAAAAATGCTGTGGGTACTGGTGCTAGAAGTGAAAAAATTAGAACTTACAATTATGCACAAAACAGAGTTACAGATCACAGAGTCAATTTAACATTAAATAAATTAGATCAAGTGATGGAAGGTAACTTAGATGAAATAATCATAGAACTTATTAATGATGAACAAAAAAACTTAATCACTCAACACATAGAGGGTTAG
- a CDS encoding thymidine kinase: protein MSYRINPKSKRGWIELITGCMFAGKTEEFIRRLKRYKYGQQNVLVFKPLIDDRYSKKDIFSHSGMSIESIPVKDSKELFEIFTKENEKEKIDIIGIDEVQFLDTNVVDIISQIACSGVIVIVNGLDKDFKNNPFQNVDRLLVEAEYVDKLTSICHSCGGNANRTQRIIDGKPAKADEPIIVISANKKYEARCRHCYIKPE from the coding sequence ATGAGCTATAGAATAAATCCAAAAAGTAAAAGAGGATGAATAGAGTTAATAACAGGATGTATGTTTGCAGGTAAGACAGAAGAATTTATAAGAAGATTAAAAAGATATAAGTATGGTCAACAAAATGTTTTGGTTTTCAAACCACTTATAGATGATAGATATTCTAAAAAAGATATTTTTTCTCACTCAGGAATGAGTATTGAATCAATACCTGTAAAAGACAGTAAAGAATTATTTGAAATTTTTACAAAAGAAAACGAAAAAGAAAAGATTGATATTATCGGAATTGATGAAGTTCAATTTTTAGATACAAATGTTGTAGATATCATTTCTCAAATCGCTTGTTCTGGAGTTATAGTTATAGTTAATGGATTGGATAAAGATTTTAAAAATAATCCATTTCAAAATGTTGATAGACTTTTAGTAGAAGCTGAATATGTTGATAAATTAACATCAATTTGTCACTCATGTGGTGGTAATGCAAATAGAACACAAAGAATAATAGATGGTAAACCCGCAAAAGCAGATGAACCAATTATTGTTATTTCTGCAAATAAAAAATATGAGGCAAGATGTAGACATTGTTACATTAAGCCAGAATAG
- a CDS encoding bifunctional oligoribonuclease/PAP phosphatase NrnA, producing the protein MNNFDTMLIEKIKNYENIIISKHVSPDWDTQGSAYGLREIILDNFKNKKVYVVGEKLNLGIREEDESQLTEEKVSSSLLITVDVANFERVDFSFKDKVKEVFKIDHHIEVDNFSENKIVDDSAIACTQVVTLWADSQKLKISKKAATYLYYGLITDSGRFLFEKTNGKTFMAAKILVEAGVIITEVYSDLFLKKFDLAKWHNKAFSMAEFTKDNQVAFIKVTSDFFENLNLGEEEVKSALTVLSGIEEIKIWALAYQTPQSEKVKVSIRSRNYNINSIATNYNGGGHKLASGAKLDSWNDLEKLIIDLEGLIN; encoded by the coding sequence ATGAATAATTTTGACACAATGTTAATTGAAAAAATTAAAAATTATGAAAACATAATCATATCAAAACACGTTTCTCCAGATTGAGATACACAAGGCAGTGCATATGGTTTAAGAGAAATTATTTTGGATAATTTTAAAAACAAAAAAGTTTATGTTGTTGGTGAAAAATTAAACTTAGGAATAAGAGAAGAAGATGAAAGCCAACTAACAGAAGAAAAAGTTTCTTCTTCGTTGCTTATAACTGTTGATGTGGCCAATTTTGAAAGAGTTGATTTTAGTTTTAAAGATAAAGTTAAAGAAGTATTTAAGATTGATCACCATATAGAAGTTGATAATTTTTCTGAAAATAAAATAGTAGACGACTCTGCTATAGCTTGTACTCAAGTTGTTACTTTATGAGCTGATTCTCAAAAATTAAAAATATCTAAAAAAGCTGCAACTTATCTTTATTACGGTTTAATAACAGATTCTGGAAGATTTCTTTTTGAAAAAACAAATGGTAAAACTTTCATGGCAGCAAAAATTCTTGTAGAAGCTGGTGTTATAATAACAGAGGTCTACTCAGACTTGTTTTTAAAAAAATTTGACTTGGCAAAATGACATAACAAAGCTTTTTCGATGGCAGAATTTACAAAAGATAATCAAGTTGCTTTTATAAAAGTAACAAGTGATTTTTTTGAAAATTTAAACCTAGGTGAAGAAGAAGTTAAAAGTGCATTAACAGTTCTTTCTGGAATAGAAGAAATAAAAATATGAGCACTTGCTTATCAAACACCTCAAAGCGAAAAAGTAAAAGTGTCAATTAGAAGTAGAAACTATAATATTAATTCAATTGCAACTAACTATAACGGTGGAGGTCACAAACTTGCATCTGGAGCTAAGTTGGATAGTTGAAATGATTTAGAAAAACTTATTATCGATTTAGAAGGTTTAATAAACTAA
- the rpmE gene encoding 50S ribosomal protein L31 produces MPKANIHPQYFEAKFVCTTCSNEFMSGSTKGEEVRIDTCSNCHPFYTGKQNFANAEGRVEKFKEKFAKKDAKIAEAEKASVAQKAENEKKSKEAKK; encoded by the coding sequence ATGCCAAAAGCAAACATACATCCACAATATTTTGAAGCTAAATTTGTTTGTACAACTTGCAGCAATGAATTCATGTCAGGATCAACAAAAGGTGAAGAAGTAAGAATTGATACTTGTTCAAATTGTCATCCTTTCTACACTGGAAAACAAAACTTCGCTAACGCAGAAGGACGTGTTGAAAAATTCAAAGAAAAATTTGCTAAAAAAGATGCAAAAATCGCTGAAGCTGAAAAAGCATCAGTTGCTCAAAAAGCTGAAAACGAAAAAAAATCAAAAGAAGCTAAAAAATAA
- a CDS encoding NCS2 family permease, which translates to MNNKKQNENNFEAEKSKDLAIASNSSISKFFGFSKLNTTFKKEIIGGISTLLSMIYILSVEPGILGNAQSINDSKVTLDMNGIFLATALVSFLATFAMGMIANVPIALAPSMGVNAMFTFTVANSSGGVGYEGALIATCISGVLFTIISATKLRKIIIKSLPKSLHLDIGVGIGFFVAYVGIANIGWVKKSEDNLPIAELNDFKMWYPAIILGTVVLFAAIFLNFKKFFAPVAVVMLIGFIIAAILANTINDQAIQNSFGSAKWDSSAWNYLDLFKGFGFNVSSTWKEIGNVAIWSNPTMYISLFVFVILTFFDATGTITAVNVEITRESGVETEIPHKALLIDGTATVVGSFAGISNVGCYAESCVGVSQGARTGFASIVTSLGLLLSIAIFPIFQMMPSCITGAATVFIGTVMIKSITGIEWEKPEMGLAAFFSILFMIITYNIANGIALTIMAYTVGSLATGKVKQINPVVWVLNVVFIAYFIANAFI; encoded by the coding sequence ATGAATAACAAAAAACAAAATGAAAATAATTTTGAAGCAGAGAAAAGCAAAGACTTAGCGATCGCTTCAAATAGTTCTATTTCTAAATTCTTTGGATTCAGCAAACTAAATACAACATTTAAAAAAGAAATAATTGGTGGTATTTCTACATTACTATCAATGATATACATTTTATCTGTAGAACCTGGAATTTTAGGTAATGCACAAAGTATAAATGATAGCAAAGTTACTTTGGATATGAATGGTATATTCTTAGCGACTGCTTTAGTTTCTTTTCTTGCAACTTTTGCGATGGGGATGATAGCAAACGTACCAATAGCGCTTGCCCCAAGTATGGGTGTAAATGCAATGTTTACATTTACAGTTGCCAACTCAAGTGGGGGTGTTGGTTATGAAGGAGCGCTAATTGCAACTTGTATATCTGGTGTTTTATTCACAATCATATCTGCAACTAAGTTAAGAAAAATCATTATTAAAAGTTTACCAAAATCTCTACACCTAGATATAGGTGTTGGTATTGGTTTCTTTGTGGCTTATGTTGGTATAGCAAATATAGGATGAGTTAAAAAAAGTGAAGATAATCTACCTATAGCAGAACTAAATGATTTTAAAATGTGGTATCCAGCAATAATATTAGGAACGGTTGTTCTTTTTGCTGCAATATTCTTAAACTTTAAAAAATTCTTTGCACCTGTAGCTGTTGTGATGTTGATTGGTTTCATAATAGCAGCGATATTGGCAAATACAATTAATGATCAAGCAATTCAAAATTCATTTGGTAGTGCTAAATGAGACTCAAGTGCATGAAATTATTTAGATCTATTCAAAGGGTTTGGATTCAATGTTTCTTCTACTTGAAAAGAAATTGGTAATGTTGCAATTTGATCAAATCCAACCATGTATATTTCTTTATTTGTGTTTGTAATATTAACATTCTTTGATGCAACAGGAACAATCACTGCTGTTAATGTTGAAATAACAAGAGAGTCTGGAGTGGAAACAGAAATTCCTCATAAAGCTCTTCTTATTGATGGAACTGCAACGGTTGTGGGTTCATTTGCAGGAATATCAAATGTTGGTTGTTATGCTGAAAGTTGCGTTGGGGTTTCACAAGGAGCAAGAACTGGATTTGCTTCAATTGTAACTTCTTTAGGATTATTATTAAGCATAGCTATCTTCCCAATATTCCAAATGATGCCTTCATGTATAACTGGAGCTGCAACAGTATTTATTGGAACTGTAATGATCAAGTCAATTACAGGAATTGAATGAGAAAAACCAGAAATGGGACTTGCTGCGTTCTTCTCAATATTGTTTATGATAATTACATATAACATAGCAAATGGTATTGCCTTGACTATAATGGCATATACTGTAGGTTCTCTTGCGACTGGAAAAGTTAAACAAATTAATCCTGTTGTATGAGTATTAAATGTTGTATTTATTGCTTACTTTATAGCAAATGCATTTATATAG
- a CDS encoding SPE_1075/MLC_0560 family membrane protein: protein MKKWFKETSQNISQKWLSNLIKFFLFSAGVVISAFGLALYQQPAVGGSQIDWTLYNILALKIPYAADGSLINDIRNIYGTALATLYIIFIIIAIGFAIKPSIDDYKNSKKKSIWVLFVWMIIADIIITFTVPLLIGEISKGLEGIIKTDNGIIISSVGFRNLLFIAGFLCFVIGTALWVKTGWILGPFNNICTQFLRLTKLNYAAGRLIIDISILAVGFMFFPFIKGEGTKTDFLMTNFGLGTICFTFLVGPLVNSILKILNKICDFEKIDKLTNKSVFEV from the coding sequence ATGAAAAAATGATTTAAAGAGACAAGTCAAAACATCTCTCAAAAATGATTGTCTAACTTAATAAAATTCTTTCTATTTTCAGCAGGTGTTGTAATAAGTGCTTTTGGATTAGCATTATATCAACAACCAGCTGTTGGAGGAAGTCAAATTGACTGAACACTTTATAATATATTAGCTTTAAAAATACCATATGCAGCAGATGGTAGTCTTATTAATGATATTAGAAATATATATGGAACAGCTTTAGCAACTTTATATATCATATTTATAATAATAGCAATTGGTTTTGCGATAAAACCATCAATAGATGATTATAAAAACAGCAAAAAAAAGTCAATTTGAGTTTTATTTGTATGAATGATAATAGCTGATATTATAATTACTTTTACAGTTCCTTTGTTGATAGGGGAAATTTCAAAAGGTCTTGAAGGAATAATTAAAACTGATAATGGAATAATTATCTCAAGTGTTGGTTTTAGAAACTTATTATTTATTGCTGGATTTTTATGTTTCGTAATCGGAACTGCTTTATGAGTAAAAACTGGGTGAATTTTAGGTCCATTTAATAATATATGTACTCAATTTTTAAGATTAACAAAATTAAACTATGCAGCAGGAAGATTAATTATAGATATTTCAATTCTTGCTGTTGGATTTATGTTTTTCCCATTCATCAAAGGGGAAGGGACTAAAACAGATTTCTTAATGACAAATTTTGGTCTAGGAACTATATGTTTTACATTTTTAGTAGGTCCCTTAGTTAATTCAATTCTTAAAATTTTAAACAAGATTTGTGATTTTGAAAAAATTGATAAACTAACTAATAAAAGTGTCTTTGAAGTTTAA
- a CDS encoding helix-turn-helix domain-containing protein, which produces MHLTVDEKIKIIKDFKNSGVTATQFAPTRNVSVVSLRNWVKKYEQGGAEALKTKYEK; this is translated from the coding sequence ATGCACTTAACAGTTGATGAAAAAATTAAAATTATAAAAGATTTCAAAAACAGTGGGGTTACTGCAACTCAATTTGCACCCACAAGAAATGTTAGTGTTGTTTCTCTAAGAAACTGAGTTAAAAAATACGAACAAGGTGGAGCTGAAGCTTTAAAAACTAAATATGAAAAATAG
- the fba gene encoding class II fructose-1,6-bisphosphate aldolase: protein MSRIYHSKLVNSTQMVKDAHANKYAIGHFNINNLEWTKAILEAAQESNTPVIIATSEGALKYMGGVKVVVGMVNGLLDALDITVPVALHLDHGQSVEMAKKCIEGGYSSVMFDGSHLPYEENIAKVKELMDFANAHEVSVEAEIGSIGGEEDGVVGEGELGDPNQAAEMATTGITMLAAGIGNIHGKYPEWWKSLSFDTLEELQEACKLPMVLHGGSGIPQDQVEKAIKLGISKINVNTELQLAFRDATREYIEAKKDLDDEAKGFDPRKLLAPGFKALKQTFLDLTKVFGCQGKAK, encoded by the coding sequence ATGTCAAGAATTTATCATTCAAAATTAGTTAATTCTACACAAATGGTTAAAGATGCACATGCAAACAAATATGCAATTGGACACTTTAACATAAACAACTTAGAATGAACTAAAGCTATCTTAGAAGCGGCTCAAGAATCAAACACACCAGTTATTATTGCTACTTCAGAAGGAGCTTTAAAATACATGGGTGGAGTTAAAGTTGTTGTAGGTATGGTTAATGGATTATTAGATGCATTAGATATTACTGTACCTGTTGCTTTACACTTAGACCACGGTCAATCAGTTGAAATGGCTAAAAAATGTATAGAAGGTGGATACTCATCAGTTATGTTTGATGGATCACACTTACCATACGAAGAAAACATCGCTAAAGTTAAAGAATTAATGGACTTTGCAAATGCTCACGAAGTTTCAGTTGAAGCTGAAATTGGATCAATTGGTGGAGAAGAAGATGGTGTTGTTGGTGAAGGTGAATTAGGAGATCCTAACCAAGCAGCAGAAATGGCAACTACAGGAATTACTATGTTAGCTGCTGGAATTGGAAACATTCACGGTAAATACCCAGAATGATGAAAATCATTATCATTTGATACATTAGAAGAATTACAAGAAGCATGTAAATTACCAATGGTATTACACGGTGGTTCAGGAATTCCTCAAGACCAAGTTGAAAAAGCTATTAAATTAGGAATTTCAAAAATCAATGTTAACACAGAATTACAATTAGCATTTAGAGATGCTACAAGAGAATACATCGAAGCTAAAAAAGACTTAGATGATGAAGCAAAAGGATTTGATCCACGTAAATTATTAGCACCTGGATTCAAAGCTTTAAAACAAACATTCTTAGACTTAACAAAAGTATTTGGATGTCAAGGTAAAGCTAAATAG
- a CDS encoding CTP synthase — protein sequence MAKHIFITGGVVSGLGKGITGSSLGVLLKNSGLKIFMQKFDPYLNIDPGTINPIEHGEVYVTDDGGETDLDLGHYERFIDVNLSKNSSTSAGRIYYEALEKERNGKYGGKTVQVIPHITNEIKQRIYKAEIESQADVVITEVGGTVGDIESQPFLEALRQVRMEKGKDNVMFVHVALLPYLKVSGEFKTKPIQHSVKELLSLGIQPDVIVARSEMEFDQKLKDKISLLCSIPVENVIECPDSDSIYKVPLVVEKGNLHKIAAKQLGLDLKNTNLDDWNKLVNNIENSKEIINVHIVGKYVELSDAYLSVIESLKFAGYEVNKKIKIHWVNARKLTEKNLKEELSDAVGILVPGGFGEEGVEGKILAAQYARENNIPYLGICLGMQIACIEFARNVMNLKDAHTTELDPNTKNPIIDIMEGKNRENIGGTLRLGRYVTSLKEGTIARELYKSDVAVERHRHRYEFNNAYRNAFEENGIVFSGLFPEQDLVEIIEYPKNDFFVAAQYHPEFTSRPNKPNPLFMGFINAINKK from the coding sequence ATGGCAAAACATATATTTATTACAGGTGGAGTAGTTTCTGGTTTAGGAAAAGGAATAACAGGAAGTTCTTTGGGTGTACTTTTAAAAAATAGTGGATTAAAAATATTCATGCAAAAATTTGATCCATACTTAAATATTGACCCAGGTACAATTAACCCAATCGAACACGGAGAAGTTTACGTTACAGATGATGGTGGAGAAACTGATTTAGATTTAGGACACTATGAAAGATTCATAGATGTTAATTTATCAAAAAACTCTTCAACTTCTGCTGGAAGAATTTACTATGAAGCTTTAGAAAAAGAAAGAAATGGTAAATATGGTGGTAAAACTGTTCAGGTTATTCCTCACATTACAAACGAAATAAAACAAAGAATTTATAAAGCAGAAATAGAAAGCCAAGCTGATGTAGTAATTACAGAAGTTGGAGGAACTGTTGGGGATATAGAATCTCAACCTTTCTTAGAAGCTCTAAGACAAGTAAGAATGGAAAAAGGTAAAGATAATGTAATGTTCGTTCACGTTGCTCTTTTACCATATCTAAAAGTATCTGGTGAGTTTAAAACAAAACCAATTCAGCACTCAGTTAAAGAACTATTAAGTTTGGGTATTCAACCAGATGTTATTGTTGCTAGATCTGAAATGGAATTTGATCAAAAACTTAAAGACAAGATTTCTCTTTTATGTAGTATACCTGTTGAAAACGTAATTGAATGTCCTGATAGTGATTCAATTTACAAGGTTCCTTTAGTTGTTGAGAAAGGTAATTTACACAAGATTGCTGCAAAACAATTAGGATTAGATTTAAAAAATACAAACTTAGATGATTGAAATAAACTTGTTAATAACATTGAAAACTCAAAAGAAATAATAAATGTTCACATTGTTGGTAAGTATGTTGAACTTAGCGACGCTTATTTATCTGTTATAGAATCTTTAAAGTTTGCAGGATATGAAGTTAATAAAAAAATTAAGATTCATTGAGTAAACGCAAGAAAACTTACAGAAAAAAACCTTAAAGAAGAATTATCAGATGCTGTTGGAATACTTGTTCCTGGAGGATTTGGTGAAGAAGGTGTTGAAGGTAAAATACTTGCTGCTCAATATGCTAGAGAGAACAACATACCTTATTTAGGAATCTGTTTAGGAATGCAAATAGCTTGTATAGAATTTGCAAGAAACGTTATGAATTTAAAAGATGCTCATACAACTGAGTTAGATCCAAATACAAAAAATCCAATAATTGATATTATGGAAGGTAAAAATAGAGAAAACATCGGTGGAACATTAAGACTAGGAAGATACGTTACTTCTTTAAAAGAAGGAACTATAGCAAGAGAATTATATAAATCAGATGTTGCTGTTGAAAGACACAGACATAGATATGAATTTAATAATGCTTATAGAAATGCTTTTGAAGAAAATGGAATTGTTTTTTCTGGTTTATTCCCAGAACAAGATCTTGTTGAAATAATAGAGTATCCAAAAAATGATTTCTTTGTGGCAGCACAGTACCACCCAGAATTCACATCAAGACCAAATAAACCAAATCCATTATTCATGGGATTTATAAATGCAATAAACAAAAAATAA
- the rpoE gene encoding DNA-directed RNA polymerase subunit delta, translated as MTKLSPINLAYDYLNECKDNASFEDIWNTISKEISGDNDSKNEIIAELYSDLVLDNRFALTSDGKWGLREYLKFDDVKKQYEYVDKFETTEEFEDLDAESILGLDTFDDDTGESVGKIKKLLDQNPDDDSIDSTLDDDDDDDMDEDDYDDEDDY; from the coding sequence ATGACTAAACTATCACCAATTAATTTAGCTTATGATTATTTAAATGAATGCAAAGATAATGCTTCATTTGAAGATATTTGAAATACTATTTCAAAAGAAATAAGCGGAGACAACGATAGCAAAAACGAAATCATAGCCGAACTTTACAGTGATTTAGTTCTAGACAATAGATTCGCACTAACATCAGATGGTAAATGAGGTTTAAGAGAATACCTTAAATTCGATGATGTTAAAAAACAATATGAATATGTTGATAAATTTGAAACAACAGAAGAATTTGAAGATTTAGACGCTGAATCAATCCTTGGTTTAGATACTTTTGATGACGACACTGGAGAAAGTGTTGGTAAAATAAAAAAATTACTAGACCAAAACCCAGATGATGATTCAATTGACTCAACTTTAGACGATGACGACGATGACGACATGGATGAAGATGATTATGACGATGAGGATGATTATTAA
- a CDS encoding HD domain-containing protein produces the protein MEKFIRDNVHGEIYIEDKIFTDLIDTNEFQRLRRIIQLGGGQFVFPSANHTRFSHCIGVYHVICKFLENEQINQHISDKDKRVLKIAGLLHDIGHGPFSHTFELVSTRHHEEYTVDLIKGNTEINKVLLEHGVDPEEVVSVIEGRHKNKVVNSLVSSQLDADRLDYLQRDSIGAGVNYSKPDIDWIIRNAKIHDDKIVFASKTMNAIENFLLGRYHMFKQVYEHKISTAFDNTFKMWFKRFKDLYLSGYDFKNKDTAELFKEVFEEKAMPLDKYIYLDDYSMFDIFKLLKDEEDEILKDLSNRLLNRKFLKVSSELTQEGFEKMKSNFKGQSEYYFDSITIKDIFIYKDQNGKKDETIYILKNDKLSNLKDISEILNIDWKNNVKKVYIFPNV, from the coding sequence ATGGAAAAGTTCATAAGAGATAATGTTCATGGAGAAATTTATATCGAAGATAAAATTTTCACTGATCTAATTGATACAAATGAGTTTCAAAGATTAAGAAGAATAATTCAACTAGGTGGAGGGCAGTTTGTTTTCCCAAGTGCAAATCATACAAGATTTTCACATTGTATTGGTGTTTATCATGTTATTTGTAAGTTTCTAGAAAATGAACAAATTAACCAACACATTTCAGATAAAGATAAAAGAGTTTTAAAAATAGCAGGTCTATTGCACGACATTGGTCACGGACCATTCTCACATACTTTTGAATTAGTTTCTACAAGACATCACGAAGAATATACTGTTGATCTAATCAAAGGGAATACTGAAATTAATAAAGTTCTTTTAGAGCACGGAGTTGATCCAGAAGAGGTTGTTTCTGTTATAGAAGGTAGACATAAAAATAAGGTTGTTAATTCACTTGTGTCTAGTCAATTAGATGCAGATAGATTAGATTATTTACAAAGAGATTCAATTGGAGCTGGTGTTAATTATTCAAAACCAGATATTGATTGAATAATAAGAAATGCAAAAATTCATGATGATAAAATAGTTTTTGCAAGCAAAACTATGAATGCTATAGAAAACTTTTTATTGGGTAGATATCATATGTTTAAACAAGTATATGAACATAAAATTTCTACAGCTTTTGATAACACATTTAAAATGTGATTCAAAAGATTTAAAGATTTATACTTAAGTGGTTATGATTTTAAAAATAAAGACACTGCTGAGTTATTTAAAGAAGTATTCGAAGAAAAAGCTATGCCTTTAGACAAATATATTTATCTTGATGACTACAGTATGTTTGATATTTTTAAATTATTAAAAGACGAAGAAGATGAAATACTAAAAGACCTTTCAAACAGATTGTTAAATAGAAAATTCTTAAAGGTCTCTTCTGAGTTGACTCAAGAAGGATTTGAAAAAATGAAATCAAACTTTAAAGGTCAAAGTGAATATTATTTTGATTCAATAACTATAAAAGATATATTTATTTATAAAGATCAAAATGGTAAAAAAGACGAAACAATATATATATTAAAAAATGATAAACTAAGTAATCTTAAGGATATATCAGAAATATTAAATATAGATTGAAAAAATAATGTAAAAAAAGTTTATATTTTTCCTAATGTATAA